In Shouchella patagoniensis, the following are encoded in one genomic region:
- a CDS encoding patatin-like phospholipase family protein, with protein MKADAVFEGGGIRGIAFAGAIQAMEENNVEWVRLAGTSVGSIIASLLAAGYKSNEINEHIKLIDFHLLRGRTWLNRIPFVGNMAHLLLHLGMYQNDYIEKWLHNLLLKKGISTFADLPAGKLKIIASDITNGRMLIFPDDLPKYNINPATFSLAKAVMMSTSIPFFYRPVHLQTKKQKAYIIDGGLLSNFPIWLFDAKNPRFPTFGFHFLKDTISAKATIPTPFHLAYNVFRTMMQAHDLRYLKGETLERTITIDPGEITATDFELSATQMDDLYQSGYQAASDFLTTWNFEQHKKRRKERG; from the coding sequence ATGAAGGCAGATGCTGTTTTTGAAGGAGGCGGCATTCGTGGTATTGCTTTTGCAGGTGCGATTCAAGCGATGGAAGAGAACAATGTTGAATGGGTCAGGCTTGCAGGAACATCTGTCGGTTCAATCATTGCATCCCTACTTGCCGCAGGATACAAAAGTAATGAAATTAATGAACACATTAAATTAATTGACTTCCATTTATTAAGAGGAAGAACATGGTTAAATCGAATACCCTTCGTTGGAAACATGGCTCATCTATTACTTCATCTAGGGATGTACCAAAACGATTATATTGAAAAATGGTTGCACAACCTTCTTTTAAAGAAAGGCATTTCCACCTTTGCGGACTTGCCAGCTGGTAAACTAAAAATAATTGCGTCTGACATTACAAACGGTCGCATGCTTATTTTTCCAGATGACTTGCCTAAATACAATATAAACCCTGCCACGTTTTCCTTAGCTAAAGCTGTTATGATGAGCACATCTATCCCTTTTTTCTATCGTCCCGTTCATTTACAAACGAAAAAACAAAAAGCATATATTATTGACGGCGGCCTACTCAGTAATTTTCCCATCTGGTTATTTGATGCAAAAAATCCCCGCTTTCCAACGTTTGGATTTCATTTTTTAAAAGATACGATAAGCGCTAAAGCAACAATCCCTACCCCCTTTCACTTAGCTTATAATGTCTTTCGGACAATGATGCAAGCTCATGACCTTCGTTATTTAAAAGGGGAAACACTTGAAAGAACCATTACCATTGATCCTGGTGAAATCACAGCAACCGATTTTGAATTAAGTGCAACTCAAATGGACGACCTCTATCAATCCGGTTATCAGGCAGCAAGCGATTTTTTGACTACTTGGAATTTTGAACAACATAAGAAAAGACGCAAGGAACGCGGTTAG
- a CDS encoding YhcN/YlaJ family sporulation lipoprotein, whose product MNKRWTTTLAVSLITISLAACGNNQDNNQPQDPMDPNEDMELNEPNNDNVEGQGNGHTNMHDNMDDMHMGVSDEVADRVMELEGVNHATAIVVNNHAYIAVEMDDAAHDVSDDLKAQISDKAKETDEEIENVYVSANPDFAERLEGYGERIQNGDPIEGFADEFMESVNRIFPTRE is encoded by the coding sequence ATGAATAAACGTTGGACAACCACATTAGCGGTTTCACTTATTACGATTTCACTTGCTGCTTGTGGAAATAATCAAGATAATAATCAGCCACAAGATCCAATGGATCCAAATGAAGATATGGAGCTGAATGAACCAAACAACGACAACGTTGAAGGCCAAGGAAATGGTCACACCAACATGCATGATAACATGGATGATATGCATATGGGCGTATCAGACGAAGTGGCTGACCGTGTTATGGAATTAGAAGGTGTAAATCATGCGACAGCTATTGTAGTGAACAATCATGCCTACATTGCTGTAGAAATGGATGATGCGGCTCATGATGTTTCTGATGATTTAAAAGCACAAATTTCAGATAAAGCAAAAGAAACGGATGAAGAGATTGAAAATGTTTATGTTTCTGCAAACCCTGACTTTGCTGAACGATTAGAAGGGTACGGAGAACGAATTCAAAATGGAGACCCAATTGAAGGATTTGCGGATGAATTTATGGAGTCAGTAAATCGCATTTTTCCAACTAGAGAATAG
- a CDS encoding AraC family transcriptional regulator: MAMIDVLQETIDYMEKNILEPISMDEIARQANVSPFHFQRLFSVLTNMSVGDYLRKRRLTLAAQELVNSNLKIIDIAFKYHYETPEAFTKAFRKQHGVTPRDVRKGIGKVNAYNRLTIQVNLKGVDPMRYRVVERGEFHVIGTKRTFSIKNNQNTKEIPTMWSDSSKDGTIAKLAQWNDGQIKGLLGVCIDNQVNTAQEEVEYWIATETTGESSEYEKLILPASTWGVFEVHGPAPTSIPKVWRKIFSEWLPSNPYEHAETPELEVYLDEDVFKEDAYAEIWIPLK, translated from the coding sequence ATGGCAATGATTGATGTATTGCAAGAGACAATTGACTATATGGAAAAAAATATACTTGAGCCTATTTCAATGGATGAAATAGCTAGACAGGCAAATGTGTCTCCTTTTCATTTTCAACGGTTATTTTCAGTCCTAACGAATATGTCGGTGGGTGACTATTTGCGAAAACGACGATTAACGTTAGCGGCTCAAGAATTAGTCAATTCTAACTTGAAAATTATTGATATTGCCTTTAAATATCATTACGAAACTCCCGAAGCTTTTACAAAAGCCTTTCGTAAGCAACACGGGGTTACACCGAGAGATGTACGTAAGGGGATTGGAAAAGTAAATGCATACAACCGACTCACTATACAGGTAAATTTGAAGGGAGTAGACCCAATGCGCTATCGAGTAGTTGAACGAGGAGAATTTCATGTTATTGGAACGAAGCGAACGTTTTCAATTAAGAACAACCAGAACACGAAAGAGATACCAACGATGTGGTCTGACAGTAGCAAGGACGGGACAATTGCAAAATTAGCTCAATGGAATGACGGACAAATCAAAGGCTTGCTTGGCGTATGCATTGATAACCAAGTCAATACAGCCCAAGAGGAAGTGGAATATTGGATTGCTACTGAAACAACAGGGGAGTCAAGTGAATATGAAAAGTTGATTCTTCCTGCCTCGACATGGGGAGTATTTGAAGTACATGGACCGGCTCCGACATCCATACCAAAAGTTTGGAGAAAAATCTTTTCTGAATGGCTGCCATCCAATCCGTATGAGCATGCAGAAACGCCAGAGCTTGAAGTTTATTTGGATGAAGATGTGTTTAAAGAAGATGCTTATGCTGAAATATGGATTCCATTAAAATAG
- a CDS encoding alcohol dehydrogenase catalytic domain-containing protein translates to MKAVTFQGKENMQTKDVQAPSIKENTDIIVKITASGICGSDLHLYHGGIVPEKDYVVGHEPMGIVEEVGSEVKTLKKGDRVVIPFNVSCGDCFYCNHQMESQCDQSNDNPHSDAGGLFGFAEGFGNHPGGQAEYLRVPYGDTTSFKIPEKSELDDESVVFLSDVIPTAYWSVEHSGVKKEDTVIILGSGPIGLMAQKFAWLKGAKRVIAVDQVEHRLKHGKRTNNVETYNFADTPEIGQLLYERTEGGADVVIDCVGMDGTVPSGQSFGSDYDNQFGTIQPIITASESVRKFGTVQITGVYGTEANGFPLGDFFTRNVSLKMGQAPVVHLMPKLYEMIENNTFDPTDIITHKVKLEDAAEAYRTFDQKADGSIKTIFKP, encoded by the coding sequence ATGAAAGCTGTCACATTCCAAGGTAAAGAAAATATGCAAACAAAAGATGTACAAGCTCCATCCATAAAAGAGAATACCGATATCATTGTCAAAATCACAGCCAGTGGAATCTGCGGTTCTGATTTGCATTTGTACCATGGAGGGATCGTTCCAGAAAAAGACTATGTTGTAGGGCATGAGCCGATGGGGATCGTTGAAGAAGTTGGTTCGGAGGTAAAGACTTTGAAGAAGGGAGATCGTGTTGTCATTCCATTTAATGTGAGTTGCGGAGATTGTTTCTACTGTAACCATCAGATGGAGAGTCAATGTGATCAATCAAATGATAATCCTCATTCAGACGCAGGTGGATTGTTTGGGTTTGCAGAAGGTTTCGGAAACCATCCCGGAGGTCAAGCAGAGTACTTAAGAGTTCCATATGGTGATACAACTTCCTTCAAAATACCTGAAAAAAGTGAGCTAGACGATGAGAGTGTTGTATTCTTATCGGATGTTATCCCTACAGCTTACTGGAGTGTTGAACATAGCGGAGTTAAAAAAGAAGATACAGTCATCATTCTCGGATCAGGTCCAATTGGCTTAATGGCTCAAAAGTTCGCTTGGTTAAAAGGAGCGAAACGAGTCATTGCAGTTGATCAAGTTGAACATCGTTTAAAACACGGTAAACGGACAAACAATGTTGAAACGTATAATTTCGCTGACACCCCTGAAATTGGTCAACTTCTTTATGAGCGCACAGAAGGTGGTGCTGATGTCGTGATTGACTGTGTAGGTATGGATGGAACTGTTCCTAGCGGACAATCATTTGGCTCTGACTATGACAACCAATTTGGAACCATTCAGCCAATTATAACGGCAAGCGAATCTGTAAGAAAGTTTGGCACAGTTCAAATAACTGGCGTTTATGGCACTGAAGCAAACGGCTTTCCGCTAGGTGATTTTTTCACTCGGAATGTATCCCTTAAAATGGGGCAAGCCCCGGTTGTTCATTTAATGCCAAAACTCTATGAGATGATTGAAAACAACACATTTGACCCGACAGACATCATTACTCATAAAGTAAAGCTTGAGGATGCCGCTGAAGCCTACCGAACGTTTGATCAAAAAGCAGATGGAAGCATTAAGACAATCTTTAAACCATAA
- a CDS encoding citrate synthase/methylcitrate synthase, with protein sequence MFVRGLEGVVVTKTTISDVDGSKGILLYRGYDTGELARTATFEEVAFLLLMGKIPTTAEKNQFSTDLKNNRILPTHVKTFIQALPKDLGVMEVLRTCISSIDAHAQWPPTIKEATRLIALFPTIISTWVQLVDGNEPLEPKPELDHVANYIYMLTGNEAKPAQIAALNAYLILTMEHGMNASTFAGRVVASTESDLPSAICAALGAMKGPLHGGAPTGVLRLLEEIQTNTTSLEEFLRAKIRRGEKLMGFGHRVYKVTDPRAIALRDVLKTSGNSDQHLINATAIEETATRLLEEYKPGRSLHVNVEYYAAAVMDALKFDPEWFTPTFCVSRIVGWSSHLLEQAENNRLFRPEQEYIGKKVITD encoded by the coding sequence ATGTTTGTACGCGGCTTAGAAGGTGTTGTTGTTACAAAAACAACGATCAGTGATGTGGATGGTTCGAAAGGGATATTGTTATATCGTGGATACGACACAGGGGAGCTTGCTCGCACTGCTACTTTTGAGGAAGTTGCTTTTTTACTCCTTATGGGGAAAATCCCAACCACCGCTGAGAAAAATCAATTTTCAACAGATCTCAAGAACAATCGTATATTGCCCACACATGTAAAAACATTCATACAAGCGTTACCTAAGGACTTAGGCGTAATGGAGGTTTTACGCACTTGTATATCAAGTATTGATGCTCATGCACAATGGCCTCCGACTATAAAAGAAGCGACTCGTCTCATTGCATTATTTCCAACAATTATTAGTACATGGGTTCAATTAGTAGATGGCAATGAACCACTAGAGCCTAAACCAGAACTTGATCATGTCGCAAATTACATTTATATGCTTACCGGAAATGAAGCAAAACCAGCACAGATTGCTGCTTTAAATGCCTACTTAATTTTGACAATGGAACATGGAATGAATGCATCTACCTTTGCCGGAAGAGTTGTCGCTTCTACTGAGTCTGACTTACCTTCCGCCATATGCGCAGCACTCGGTGCAATGAAAGGACCGTTACACGGTGGTGCTCCTACTGGAGTACTTCGCTTATTAGAGGAAATCCAAACGAACACCACTAGTCTTGAAGAATTTCTACGAGCAAAAATTCGCCGTGGAGAAAAGCTAATGGGCTTTGGTCACCGCGTCTATAAAGTCACGGACCCAAGAGCAATCGCCTTACGTGACGTTTTAAAGACATCGGGTAACAGTGATCAACACCTCATTAACGCAACCGCAATCGAAGAAACCGCAACTCGATTGCTTGAGGAATATAAACCAGGACGTTCACTTCATGTTAACGTTGAATACTACGCTGCTGCTGTTATGGACGCCCTTAAATTTGATCCAGAGTGGTTCACACCTACATTTTGTGTTAGTAGAATCGTTGGCTGGAGCAGTCATTTACTGGAACAAGCAGAGAATAACCGTCTTTTCAGACCAGAGCAAGAATATATTGGCAAGAAAGTCATAACGGATTAA
- a CDS encoding LysR family transcriptional regulator has product MNIQWIESFLTAARVENFRKAATALYVSQPTVTVHIHQLEKLIGAELFERTGRKVVLTHLGREFVPYARKMYDSYHEGISYMDKKVQGYQSEVNLAVSPLVASTYLPHWVKAFVKRYPKIEVNVDVIESALIDQTVELGNADIGLSRSPAQTSGATSVCIQTEKLVFVAPHDGYDAERSLPVDVEEVLRTHRLLTHNHPLYWDDVLLSCKHFVPDLQEMKVSQVHVTKRFIEEGMGCSFLPLSAVRRELAEGRMLEGEVPDILLPTVSTYLIKKSPSKEGEAFANIVRELA; this is encoded by the coding sequence ATGAATATTCAATGGATTGAAAGCTTTCTAACAGCAGCTAGAGTTGAGAATTTCAGAAAAGCAGCTACGGCGTTATATGTTTCCCAACCAACAGTGACCGTGCATATTCATCAATTAGAGAAATTGATTGGCGCTGAATTATTTGAACGGACAGGTCGTAAAGTCGTTTTGACTCATTTGGGGAGAGAGTTTGTACCGTATGCTCGTAAAATGTATGACTCTTACCATGAGGGAATCTCCTATATGGATAAGAAGGTACAAGGGTATCAAAGTGAAGTGAACTTGGCCGTCTCTCCATTAGTTGCCTCGACTTATTTACCTCACTGGGTTAAAGCGTTTGTTAAACGTTATCCAAAAATAGAAGTAAATGTAGACGTCATCGAATCTGCACTCATTGATCAGACGGTTGAACTAGGAAATGCAGATATTGGTTTATCTAGGAGTCCTGCTCAAACATCTGGGGCTACAAGTGTATGTATTCAAACAGAAAAACTCGTGTTTGTGGCTCCTCATGACGGTTATGATGCAGAAAGGAGTCTACCTGTTGATGTTGAAGAGGTTCTTCGTACACATCGTTTATTAACCCATAATCATCCACTGTATTGGGATGACGTTTTGCTTTCATGCAAACACTTTGTACCTGATTTACAAGAAATGAAAGTGTCACAAGTTCATGTGACAAAACGATTTATTGAAGAAGGTATGGGGTGTTCTTTTTTACCCTTGTCTGCTGTACGCAGGGAGTTAGCCGAAGGTAGAATGTTAGAAGGAGAGGTTCCGGATATTCTCTTACCTACTGTATCCACCTATTTAATTAAAAAGTCACCATCAAAAGAGGGCGAAGCTTTTGCGAATATTGTGCGAGAGCTGGCATAA
- a CDS encoding metal-dependent hydrolase → MTGKTHIIGGILACQAVDTFVFGNDGGFVYYAAGVAGALLPDICHTHSKIGRRFPVISKMVATIFGHRTFTHSLLFLVIINATLLFFFPDNEALRRGVLIGMASHYVLDALTVRGIRFLYPADIRVRFARIRTGGGFESIMLALFVVAIGWIYVVHV, encoded by the coding sequence ATGACTGGTAAAACCCACATAATTGGCGGCATTCTTGCATGTCAGGCAGTAGATACATTTGTTTTTGGGAATGATGGTGGTTTTGTTTATTATGCAGCGGGTGTGGCGGGGGCCTTATTGCCGGATATTTGCCATACGCATTCAAAGATAGGGAGACGTTTTCCTGTTATATCAAAAATGGTAGCAACGATATTTGGACATAGAACATTTACTCATAGCTTGCTTTTTTTGGTCATTATTAACGCTACTCTACTATTCTTCTTTCCTGATAATGAAGCATTGCGACGCGGTGTGCTTATTGGAATGGCCTCACATTACGTACTTGATGCACTAACTGTTAGAGGGATTCGTTTTCTTTATCCTGCCGATATACGTGTCCGATTTGCAAGAATTCGAACTGGAGGCGGATTTGAATCCATTATGCTCGCTCTGTTTGTTGTTGCAATTGGCTGGATTTATGTCGTCCATGTCTAG
- a CDS encoding class I SAM-dependent methyltransferase, with amino-acid sequence MSKNMKDSLIDSYNKKAQERELDLVSDWKLTERQRFLKMIQKENAKHFLEIGAGPGKDSLFFQQNGMTTFSTDISEKMVELCKQKGLKAEVMSFEALEVETNCFDAIWGLNCLLHLPKARLGLVLEEIKRVLKPNGLFYLGVYGGRDSEGIWEEDVYEPKRFFSFFKDEDLLSVVSEYFKVESFQVIPKSVIGGTLHFQACVLRKVAV; translated from the coding sequence ATGTCAAAAAATATGAAGGACAGCTTAATTGATTCTTATAACAAGAAAGCACAAGAAAGAGAGCTAGATTTAGTGTCAGATTGGAAATTAACAGAACGGCAGCGTTTTTTAAAGATGATTCAAAAGGAAAATGCAAAACATTTTTTAGAGATTGGAGCAGGTCCAGGAAAAGATAGTCTTTTTTTTCAACAGAATGGCATGACTACTTTTAGCACGGACATTTCAGAAAAGATGGTTGAATTGTGCAAGCAAAAAGGGTTAAAAGCAGAAGTGATGAGTTTTGAAGCTCTTGAGGTAGAAACGAATTGTTTTGATGCGATTTGGGGATTAAATTGTTTGCTCCATTTGCCAAAAGCACGGTTAGGCTTAGTGTTGGAAGAAATAAAGCGGGTATTGAAACCCAATGGTCTGTTTTATTTAGGTGTTTACGGTGGTAGAGATTCTGAAGGAATTTGGGAAGAGGATGTTTACGAACCGAAACGTTTCTTTTCCTTTTTTAAAGATGAAGATTTATTGTCTGTTGTTTCGGAATATTTTAAAGTTGAGTCCTTTCAAGTGATTCCCAAAAGTGTCATAGGAGGCACACTTCATTTCCAAGCATGTGTGTTAAGGAAAGTAGCTGTCTAA
- a CDS encoding AzlD domain-containing protein, producing the protein MTISSSMLLLILGCMLVTFIPRVLPFIFVRKIQMSSIVLKWLSFIPICILTALVVEGILTDSDQLISFDWQAVIVLIPTILVALFTKSLSLTVLIGVTLMAGVRLLSGT; encoded by the coding sequence ATGACGATTAGTTCCAGTATGCTCTTACTAATCTTAGGTTGTATGCTTGTTACCTTTATCCCACGAGTACTCCCATTTATTTTTGTGAGAAAAATTCAGATGTCGTCAATTGTTCTAAAATGGCTCTCATTTATTCCAATCTGTATACTGACCGCACTTGTTGTAGAAGGAATTCTTACTGATTCAGACCAATTAATTTCATTTGATTGGCAGGCAGTTATCGTACTCATTCCTACCATTTTAGTAGCACTTTTTACAAAGAGTCTATCGCTTACTGTTTTAATAGGCGTTACCCTTATGGCTGGAGTTCGTTTGTTAAGCGGTACATAG
- a CDS encoding AzlC family ABC transporter permease, producing the protein MNAQKPFLKEISSTNSFLQGAKDCAPTLFGYMSIGIAFGIVGTASGLSIIEIAALSIFVYAGSAQFIICALLVAGATLPVIITTTFIVNLRHFLLSLTLAPYFTKESFLRNIGFGALLTDESFGVASTRAARDGRLYAKWMDGLNLTAYLCWAAACTAGAILGQWISNPHAFGLDYALIAMFIALLVLQLEQSQSARLKLNMFVVLLVVVSMIVFSFFVSGHIAVLLSTCFAATIGVVLSNDD; encoded by the coding sequence ATGAATGCCCAAAAACCTTTTTTAAAAGAAATTTCTTCTACTAACAGCTTCCTTCAAGGAGCGAAAGACTGTGCTCCTACTCTCTTTGGCTACATGAGCATCGGTATCGCTTTTGGCATTGTTGGCACCGCCTCCGGCTTAAGCATCATTGAAATTGCCGCTTTATCCATTTTTGTTTATGCTGGCTCTGCCCAATTCATTATCTGCGCATTACTTGTCGCAGGAGCCACTTTACCTGTGATTATCACGACAACCTTTATTGTTAACTTGCGTCACTTTCTTTTAAGCTTGACACTTGCTCCTTACTTTACAAAAGAATCGTTCCTACGAAATATTGGTTTTGGTGCTTTACTAACAGACGAATCTTTTGGAGTCGCCTCCACAAGAGCAGCACGTGATGGACGCCTTTATGCAAAATGGATGGATGGATTAAATCTTACTGCCTATCTTTGTTGGGCAGCCGCGTGCACTGCCGGGGCAATACTTGGACAATGGATTAGTAATCCACATGCATTTGGGCTTGATTATGCGTTAATCGCCATGTTTATTGCTCTGCTCGTTCTTCAACTTGAGCAGTCGCAATCAGCCAGACTAAAACTGAATATGTTTGTCGTTCTACTTGTCGTTGTGTCCATGATCGTCTTTTCCTTCTTCGTTTCTGGACATATTGCCGTTTTATTATCAACCTGTTTTGCTGCAACAATAGGGGTGGTGCTATCAAATGACGATTAG
- a CDS encoding MBL fold metallo-hydrolase: protein MEDPWFTISELDSKTYAISEYGHWEKVHSFLLLGEEKAALIDTGLGIDSIQRVVDKLTNLPIDVLTTHVHADHIGSHGEFDQLFVHEDEEDWLISGIKGLAIEQIRKDIGRDITIPTPASFDPSTYRPFQGKPSGLLKDKDEINLGNRTLLVYHTPGHSPGHISLFDKQNGFLFTGDLFYDQTPIYAFYPTTSPSDLVASLEKIAAIKGVNQIYGSHNSIGIDPRIFAEVHRAITYLRENDLITFGSGVHEFAGFSVRF, encoded by the coding sequence ATGGAAGATCCGTGGTTTACAATTTCTGAACTAGATAGCAAAACGTATGCGATTAGCGAATATGGACATTGGGAAAAAGTCCATTCGTTTTTGCTTTTAGGAGAAGAAAAAGCTGCTCTTATTGATACTGGACTAGGCATTGATTCAATTCAACGTGTTGTGGACAAGTTAACGAACTTACCAATAGATGTACTAACAACTCATGTTCACGCCGATCATATTGGCAGCCATGGCGAGTTTGATCAGCTTTTTGTCCACGAAGACGAAGAAGATTGGCTTATTTCTGGAATAAAAGGGTTAGCAATTGAACAGATAAGAAAAGATATAGGAAGAGACATCACCATTCCAACCCCAGCCTCATTTGATCCATCTACATATCGTCCTTTTCAAGGGAAGCCATCGGGGTTGCTCAAGGACAAAGATGAAATTAATTTAGGGAATAGAACATTACTCGTCTATCATACGCCAGGGCATTCGCCTGGACATATCAGCTTATTTGATAAACAAAATGGTTTTTTATTTACAGGCGATTTATTTTACGATCAGACGCCTATTTATGCATTTTATCCAACAACTAGTCCATCTGATTTAGTTGCTTCTTTAGAGAAAATTGCCGCGATAAAAGGTGTAAACCAAATATATGGATCGCACAATTCCATTGGCATTGATCCTCGTATCTTTGCTGAAGTTCATCGTGCAATCACTTATTTACGTGAAAACGATCTAATTACGTTTGGATCAGGCGTTCATGAGTTTGCAGGATTTTCTGTACGGTTTTAA
- the serS gene encoding serine--tRNA ligase, producing MLDIQFIREHADRIQLIAEQKKMNVPIDELLTIDVKRREFIQKIEGFRTKRNQETKQIAVLAKQQLKEEMEKKKTIVRELNQQIKGTESELQEVEQRYKELMNLVPNLVSSDTPVGDSDEDNVVLEHVGEPRSFSFKAQDHMELGLAHDMFDIERGVKVAGTRNYILKNDGLFLHRAVQQLAIDLLHERGFTMMDVPLMANEEVLYSTGFFPTGKDQTYHLEKDNKYLVGTAEVPLVGYYGNEILEMSEPIKLAAVSNCFRREAGSAGRDVRGLYRVHQFAKVEQVIICKNDLALSDQILTEITENAKELMRLLELPYRVVAVCTGDMSQKNYKQYDIETWMPSRGSYGETHSSSNVTDFQARRSNLRYRDEAGALHYCFTLNNTAVATPRILIPLLENHQQEDGSIYIPQALRKYMYGKAEIR from the coding sequence ATGTTAGATATTCAGTTCATACGTGAACATGCAGATAGAATTCAATTAATAGCCGAACAAAAAAAGATGAACGTCCCAATAGACGAGCTTTTAACTATTGATGTGAAACGACGAGAGTTTATTCAAAAGATTGAGGGTTTCCGTACAAAACGTAATCAGGAAACAAAACAGATTGCAGTACTCGCAAAGCAACAGTTAAAAGAAGAAATGGAAAAGAAGAAAACAATCGTCCGCGAATTAAACCAACAGATCAAGGGCACAGAGAGTGAATTACAAGAGGTTGAACAAAGATATAAGGAATTAATGAATTTAGTTCCAAATCTTGTTTCATCTGACACACCTGTAGGTGACTCAGATGAAGACAACGTTGTCCTAGAGCATGTAGGAGAACCGAGGTCATTTTCATTCAAAGCCCAAGATCATATGGAACTTGGATTGGCTCACGACATGTTTGACATCGAGAGAGGAGTCAAAGTAGCTGGTACGCGTAATTATATATTAAAAAATGATGGTTTATTTCTTCATCGGGCCGTGCAACAATTGGCTATTGATTTATTACATGAACGTGGATTTACAATGATGGATGTTCCCTTGATGGCAAATGAAGAAGTCCTGTACAGCACAGGTTTTTTTCCGACTGGAAAAGACCAAACGTACCATTTGGAAAAAGATAATAAGTATTTAGTAGGAACGGCAGAAGTGCCTCTCGTTGGATACTATGGTAATGAAATCCTGGAAATGAGTGAACCGATTAAGTTGGCTGCAGTTTCAAATTGCTTTCGAAGGGAAGCGGGATCTGCAGGGCGAGACGTGCGTGGTTTGTACCGTGTGCATCAGTTCGCTAAAGTCGAACAAGTAATTATATGTAAAAACGACCTAGCGTTATCTGATCAAATTTTAACTGAAATTACAGAGAATGCAAAAGAATTAATGCGTTTGCTTGAGCTGCCATATCGTGTTGTTGCGGTTTGTACAGGTGATATGTCTCAAAAGAATTACAAGCAGTACGACATCGAAACGTGGATGCCTAGTCGTGGCAGTTACGGAGAAACGCATTCTTCATCAAATGTAACGGATTTTCAAGCGAGGCGATCAAATCTTCGTTATCGTGACGAAGCGGGAGCATTGCACTATTGTTTTACATTAAATAATACTGCAGTTGCAACTCCCCGTATTCTAATTCCGCTTTTAGAAAATCATCAACAAGAAGATGGATCCATTTATATTCCACAGGCGCTAAGGAAGTATATGTATGGAAAAGCGGAAATACGTTAA
- a CDS encoding VanW family protein, with product MKQLLTFIAFISIIGLSACGQVEAQVGSFNSTKNLGQKEKQIPDLSIAVYDGDEQIDLLPVESINEEYLKEWAGELARGENGYDQAMRPAKWRNGELIGGKDQVILYEAELIEKILQLPVWERNVVLPVERQEIAAKVSDIGNMNDKVIGKGKTRFDKSVGGRMENIRLSTESIDYVVLGSGDTFTFNGVTGERTLENGYKEATVIMDGDFVDGVGGGICQTSTTLYNAVLDAGLTVIERHPHSLPISYVEEGLDAMVNWGTADLRFRNDFDYPVVIRGGINQEVGEVWFEVRS from the coding sequence ATGAAACAGTTATTGACATTTATAGCTTTTATTTCGATTATTGGTTTGTCTGCTTGTGGTCAAGTAGAGGCGCAGGTGGGGAGCTTTAATTCTACAAAGAATCTGGGCCAAAAAGAAAAACAAATTCCAGATTTATCAATCGCGGTATATGATGGGGATGAGCAAATTGATTTGCTCCCTGTAGAGTCGATAAATGAAGAATACTTAAAAGAGTGGGCTGGCGAATTAGCTAGGGGAGAAAATGGGTACGATCAAGCAATGCGTCCCGCTAAATGGAGAAATGGTGAGCTAATCGGTGGAAAAGACCAAGTCATTCTTTATGAAGCTGAATTAATAGAAAAAATCCTACAACTACCTGTATGGGAACGGAATGTTGTTCTTCCAGTGGAAAGGCAAGAGATTGCTGCAAAAGTAAGTGATATTGGAAATATGAATGACAAGGTTATCGGAAAAGGAAAAACAAGATTTGATAAAAGTGTTGGAGGGAGAATGGAGAACATTCGCCTCTCTACTGAAAGTATTGATTATGTTGTCCTTGGTAGTGGAGATACGTTTACGTTTAACGGAGTGACTGGAGAGCGAACGCTCGAAAATGGATATAAAGAAGCAACTGTTATTATGGACGGTGATTTTGTCGATGGTGTTGGTGGAGGGATTTGTCAAACGTCAACAACACTCTATAATGCAGTACTAGATGCAGGGTTAACTGTTATTGAACGACATCCTCATTCTTTACCTATTTCTTATGTAGAGGAAGGGTTGGATGCGATGGTTAATTGGGGCACAGCTGATCTACGTTTCCGCAACGATTTTGATTACCCTGTCGTTATAAGGGGGGGCATTAATCAAGAAGTTGGTGAAGTTTGGTTTGAGGTTCGCTCATAA